The DNA region TAGCTATAATAGTATTATTAAAACTAGAATGTATATACGCAATTCCAACTGGAATATTTTTTAATTTTTTCTTTTTACTTGTTACTCTTTTTTTAGCCAAAACAGCTACCTCCTTAATATAAAATTACACAACAATAAGTTTATTTTTTCTTAGAAACTAGCTTTTTAGGTCCTTTTCTTGTTCTAGCATTAGTTTTTGACTTTTGTCCTCTTACTGGAAGATTCATTCTATGTCTAAGACCTCTATAACATCTAATATCTAATAATCTTTTTATATTTAATCTAATCTCTTTTCTTAAGTCACCTTCAACTTTTATTCCATCAATTATAGCTCTTATTTTATTTACTTCTTCTTCTGTTAAATCTTTAACTCTTGTATCAGGGTTTATTCCAGCTTCTGCTAGTATTTGTTGAGAAGTTGGTTTTCCGATTCCGTAAATATAAGTTAATGCTATTACAACTCTTTTATTTCTAGGAATATCTACTCCTGCTATTCTTGCCAACTTAATTTCCTCCTTAAATATTAAAATCTATATATCCGTCAGTAATATAAACCGACTAAATACTTTCTTCAACATGCATCTAAAAATATTTTAGATTAAAAAGCTCTACAGCTAAACATGTCTTTACAGCAAAACTATCCTTGAACTTGTTTGTGCTTAGGATTTTCACATATAACTCTTATTTTTCCGTGTCTTTTTATTACTTTGCATTTATCACAGATTGGTTTCACTGATGCTTTTACTTTCATTACTCCTCCCTCCTTTTCTTATTTTTTTCTATATACTATTCTTCCTCTAGAAAGATCATATGGAGATATTTGCACTGTTACTTTATCTCCTGGAAGTATTTTGATATAGTTCATTCTCATTTTACCTGAAATGTGAGCAAGTATTACATGTCCATTTTCTAATTCTACTTTAAACATTGCATTTGGTAAAGCTTCTAATATTTTACCTTCTAATTCAATTACATCTTCTTTTGCCATTTTTATTCCACCTCTTTTTAAAGCGTCATTTCATAATATCATAATTCATTCAAAAAGTCTACTCTTTTTTGTTGATTTTTTTAAGTTTCGACTTAATCTAATTCACTTAAGATTACCGCTTTCCCGCCAATTATTGCAACTGAATGCTCAAAATGTGCACTTCTTTTTCTATCTTTTGTTACAGCTGTCCAACCATCTGATAATAATTCAACTTTATAAGTTCCTACATTTACCATAGGTTCAATTGCTAAAACCATTCCATTCTCTATTTTTATACCTCTACCTTTTCTACCATAATTTGGTATCATAGGTTCTTCATGCATTTTAATTCCTACACCATGTCCACAAAAATCTCTTACAACAGAAAAACCATTTTTTTCTACGTACTTTTGGACTGCATTTCCCATATCCCCTAATCTTTTCCCAACTACAAGATTTTCTATAGCAATTTCTCTAGCTTTTTCTGTTACTTTCAATAATTTTTTACTTTCTTCATCAATTTCGCCAACTGGATATGTTATTGCACTATCACCAATATACCCATTTAAATTTGTAACTACATCTATACTTACAATATCACCATCTTTTAAAATTATATCTTTTGATGGAATACCATGTACAACTGCTTCATTTACAGATATACAACTTACTGCTGGATATGGATTCCCGTATTCTTTTCCATATCCCTTTGATTCACCAGTAGCATTATTAGAAAGTAAATAATCTTCTATTATTTTATCTATTTCATAAGTAGATATCCCTGATTTTATATACTTTGGTAAAACTTCTTTATATAATTTTGCTATAAGCTGATTTGCTTCTTTAATTTTTTTTATCTCTTCTATACTTTTTATAATTACCATATAATTCCTTTCTAATTTAAAACAGCTATAATGTCTTTAGTTACTTCATTCACAGTTTTAGTTCCATCTATTTCTACAAGTATTCCTTTGTTTTTATAAAAATCAAATAAAGGCGCTGTTTGATTATGATATGCATCTAGCCTCTTTTTAACAGTTTCTTCTGTATCATCTGCTCTTTGATAAAGGTCTTCTTCTTTTTCATCTACTGGAGGATTAAATTTAATATGATATATTTTTCCTGTAGATTTAGATACTCTTCTTCCTGTTATTCTTTCAATTATATCTTCATCTGGTACATTAAGCGAAATCACTTTATCTAAAGATATATTTAATTCTTTTAATAACTCTTCTAAAGCTTCTGCTTGAGGAATAGTTCTAGGAAACCCATCTAAAATAAAACCACTTTTACAATCTTCTTCTTTTAATCTATCCTTTATTATTCCTATTATTATATTGTCTGGTACCAATTTGCCATCATCCATATATCTTTTAGCTTCTTTTCCCATTTCTGTTTCATTTTTTACAGCTTCTCTCAAAATATCTCCTGTAGAAATTTGAGGTATTCCATATTTTTCTATTAAAAATTTTGCTTGAGTTCCTTTTCCTGCTCCAGGTGCGCCAAATAACATTAAATTCATTTTTTTTCACTCCTTAAAATTAATCTATATATACAAATGGGAGAATCCAAATTCTCCCTTTTATTAAAATTTAAGAACTGAGGCTTAAAT from Hypnocyclicus thermotrophus includes:
- the rpmJ gene encoding 50S ribosomal protein L36, coding for MKVKASVKPICDKCKVIKRHGKIRVICENPKHKQVQG
- the map gene encoding type I methionyl aminopeptidase; protein product: MVIIKSIEEIKKIKEANQLIAKLYKEVLPKYIKSGISTYEIDKIIEDYLLSNNATGESKGYGKEYGNPYPAVSCISVNEAVVHGIPSKDIILKDGDIVSIDVVTNLNGYIGDSAITYPVGEIDEESKKLLKVTEKAREIAIENLVVGKRLGDMGNAVQKYVEKNGFSVVRDFCGHGVGIKMHEEPMIPNYGRKGRGIKIENGMVLAIEPMVNVGTYKVELLSDGWTAVTKDRKRSAHFEHSVAIIGGKAVILSELD
- a CDS encoding adenylate kinase; translation: MNLMLFGAPGAGKGTQAKFLIEKYGIPQISTGDILREAVKNETEMGKEAKRYMDDGKLVPDNIIIGIIKDRLKEEDCKSGFILDGFPRTIPQAEALEELLKELNISLDKVISLNVPDEDIIERITGRRVSKSTGKIYHIKFNPPVDEKEEDLYQRADDTEETVKKRLDAYHNQTAPLFDFYKNKGILVEIDGTKTVNEVTKDIIAVLN
- the rpsM gene encoding 30S ribosomal protein S13, with product MARIAGVDIPRNKRVVIALTYIYGIGKPTSQQILAEAGINPDTRVKDLTEEEVNKIRAIIDGIKVEGDLRKEIRLNIKRLLDIRCYRGLRHRMNLPVRGQKSKTNARTRKGPKKLVSKKK
- the infA gene encoding translation initiation factor IF-1; translation: MAKEDVIELEGKILEALPNAMFKVELENGHVILAHISGKMRMNYIKILPGDKVTVQISPYDLSRGRIVYRKK